The Apodemus sylvaticus chromosome 22, mApoSyl1.1, whole genome shotgun sequence genome includes a region encoding these proteins:
- the Gpr146 gene encoding probable G-protein coupled receptor 146, with protein sequence MWSCGPLNSTAWGEEPLCRNLRLGLWVLSLLYLGAGVPVGLGYNALLVLANLASKNTMTMPDVYFVNMAVAGLVLTALAPAYLLGPAHSRWALWSLSSEAHVTLLILFNVASLVTMYSTALLSLDYYIERALPRTYMASVYNTRHVCGFIWGGAVLTSFSSLLFYICSHVSSRIAECARMQNTEAADAILVLIGYVVPGLAVLYALALISRIGKEDTPLDQDTSRLDPSVHKLLVATVCTQFGLWTPYYLSLGHTVLASRGRTVEGHYLGILQVAKDLAKFLAFSSSSVTPLLYRYINKAFPSKLRRLVKKVHCGRRRCSLDPAGIQQVMAQA encoded by the coding sequence atgtggagcTGTGGCCCACTCAACAGCACAGCGTGGGGTGAGGAGCCTCTGTGCCGGAACCTGCGTCTGGGGCTGTGGGTCCTGTCACTGCTCTACCTGGGGGCAGGTGTCCCTGTGGGCTTAGGCTACAATGCCCTTCTGGTGCTGGCCAACTTGGCCAGCAAGAACACCATGACCATGCCCGACGTGTACTTCGTGAACATGGCTGTGGCGGGGCTGGTGCTCACGGCACTGGCACCTGCGTACCTGCTGGGCCCTGCCCACTCCAGGTGGGCCCTGTGGAGCCTCAGCAGCGAGGCCCATGTGACACTGCTCATCCTGTTCAACGTGGCTTCCCTGGTGACCATGTACTCCACTGCACTGCTGAGCCTTGACTACTACATCGAGCGCGCCCTGCCACGCACCTACATGGCCAGTGTGTACAACACCCGGCACGTGTGCGGCTTCATCTGGGGAGGGGCAGTGCTCACCAGCTTCTCTTCCCTGCTCTTCTACATCTGCAGTCACGTGTCTTCTAGAATCGCCGAGTGTGCCCGGATGCAGAACACAGAGGCAGCCGACGCCATTCTGGTGCTCATTGGCTATGTGGTGCCAGGTCTGGCTGTGTTGTATGCCCTGGCACTCATCTCGAGGATAGGGAAGGAAGACACACCCCTGGACCAGGACACCAGCAGGCTGGACCCCTCGGTGCACAAGCTGCTGGTGGCCACCGTGTGCACACAGTTTGGCCTCTGGACACCTTATTACCTGAGCCTGGGGCACACGGTGCTGGCGTCACGGGGGAGGACCGTGGAGGGGCATTATCTGGGCATCCTGCAGGTTGCTAAGGACCTGGCCAAGTTCTTGGCCTTCTCAAGCAGTTCTGTGACGCCACTGCTCTACCGTTACATCAACAAGGCCTTCCCCAGCAAACTCCGGCGGCTGGTGAAGAAGGTGCACTGTGGGCGCCGCCGCTGCTCCCTCGACCCCGCGGGGATACAGCAGGTGATGGCCCAGGCGTAG